A single window of Nicotiana tomentosiformis chromosome 1, ASM39032v3, whole genome shotgun sequence DNA harbors:
- the LOC104085031 gene encoding tubby-like F-box protein 3, with protein MSFKSMIQEMRGEFGSISRKGFRSRSHRVVQDCTVTLDALRQSCWANMPPELLRDVLMRIEASDSTWPPRKNVVCCAGVCRSWREIMKEIVKTPEICGKLTFPISLKQPGPRDNLVQCFIKRNRSSQTYHLYLNFNEASNDDGKFLLAARKCRRPTCTDYIISLNADDVSKGSSTYIGKLRSNFLGTKFTIYDAQPSNAGAKVSKCRSTRFVGMKQVSPRIPASNFPVAHISYELNVLGSRGPRRMLCVMDAIPASSVEPGGVAPTQTEFVPVNIDSFPSLPFFRSKSTRMDNFPSGPLPSQKDEVLSLKNKAPRWHEQLQCWCLNFNGRVTVASVKNFQLVASQGDGAGQEHENVVLQFGKVGEDVFTMDYQYPISAFQAFAICLSSFDTKIACE; from the exons ATGTCATTCAAGAGTATGATTCAGGAAATGAGGGGTGAATTTGGGAGCATTTCGCGTAAAGGGTTTCGTTCTAGGTCACATAGGGTTGTTCAAGATTGTACAGTGACATTGGATGCTTTAAGGCAAAGTTGTTGGGCTAATATGCCGCCCGAGCTATTGAGAGATGTCCTGATGAGGATTGAGGCTTCTGACTCTACTTGGCCTCCGAGAAAAAATGTGGTTTGTTGTGCTGGTGTTTGTAGGAGTTGGAGAGAAATAATGAAAGAAATTGTTAAAACACCTGAAATTTGTGGCAAATTGACGTTCCCCATATCCTTGAAGCAG CCTGGTCCTAGAGACAATCTTGTTCAATGTTTCATCAAAAGGAACCGGAGCTCTCAGACGTATCACCTTTATCTTAATTTTAATGAAG CTTCTAACGATGATGGTAAGTTCCTTCTTGCTGCTCGGAAGTGTAGAAGGCCAACATGCACAGATTACATCATTTCTTTAAATGCTGATGATGTTTCCAAGGGTAGCAGCACCTACATTGGGAAGCTGAG ATCCAACTTCCTGGGAACCAAGTTCACAATCTATGATGCACAACCCTCTAATGCAGGAGCTAAAGTCAGTAAATGCCGCTCTACTAGGTTTGTTGGAATGAAACAAGTCTCTCCAAGAATACCTGCCAGCAACTTTCCCGTCGCTCACATCTCATACGAGTTGAATGTCCTGGGGTCTAG GGGGCCTAGGAGGATGCTGTGTGTCATGGATGCAATTCCTGCTTCTTCTGTTGAACCTGGGGGTGTAGCCCCTACGCAGACAGAATTTGTTCCTGTGAATATAGATTCCTTCCCCTCCCTTCCCTTTTTTAGATCAAAATCAACTCGCATGGATAATTTCCCATCCGGGCCTTTACCCAGTCAAAAAGATGAAGTTTTAAGTTTGAAGAACAAGGCTCCTAGGTGGCACGAGCAACTCCAGTGCTGGTGTCTTAACTTCAATGGCAGGGTAACAGTTGCTTCCGTAAAAAACTTTCAGCTAGTTGCTTCTCAAGGTGATGGAGCTGGACAGGAACATGAGAATGTTGTTCTCCAATTTGGAAAAGTGGGAGAAGATGTGTTTACCATGGACTATCAGTATCCTATCTCTGCATTTCAGGCATTTGCGATCTGCCTCAGCAGCTTTGACACCAAAATTGCCTGTGAATAA